One window of the Xenopus tropicalis strain Nigerian chromosome 10, UCB_Xtro_10.0, whole genome shotgun sequence genome contains the following:
- the hrh3 gene encoding histamine H3 receptor yields MDSSLQLNGSWRSGDNVPGVPDFSWTVFLAVLMGVLIVSTVLGNALVMLAFVVDSSLRTQNNYFLLNLAISDFFVGALCIPLYVPYVLTGRWGFGRSVCKLWLVLDYLLCTSSVFNIVLISYDRFISVTRAVSYRAQQSNSRHAVLKMTMVWILAFLLYGPAIITWEYIAGGSIIPDGECFAEFFYNWYFLMTASTLEFFTPFISVTYFNVSIYMNIQKRTKARLDLLQEAQSHTNTDNIKVPPEKARSSSLKCWKLHQKMARFGGSDHQKTIKLTESEMMERVRGMKRNSLNGSTVTAMGKSRSARRSFNESSSTPSLEKKMRVVSQGIAQRFRLSRDKKVAKSLAVIVCAFGLCWAPYTLLMIIRAACRGHCVPNYWYEASFWLLWVNSAVNPILYPLCHNSFKRAFRKILCPQKLKLKANGKFHYCWK; encoded by the exons ATGGACAGTTCCCTGCAGCTCAACGGCTCCTGGAGATCCGGGGACAACGTTCCGGGGGTGCCCGACTTCTCCTGGACCGTCTTCCTGGCTGTTCTGATGGGGGTTCTGATAGTCAGCACCGTGCTGGGGAATGCTCTGGTCATGCTGGCTTTTGTAGTGGACTCCAGCCTCCGAACCCAGAACAACTACTTCCTCCTCAACCTGGCGATCTCCGACTTCTTTGTAG GGGCCCTGTGCATCCCTCTGTACGTCCCCTACGTGCTGACCGGCCGATGGGGCTTCGGCAGGAGTGTGTGCAAGCTGTGGCTAGTGCTGGACTACCTGCTCTGCACCTCGTCCGTCTTCAACATCGTACTCATCAGCTACGACAGGTTCATCTCTGTGACCCGGGCA GTCAGTTACCGAGCTCAGCAGAGCAACAGCCGACACGCGGTCCTGAAGATGACCATGGTGTGGATCTTGGCCTTTCTCCTGTATGGACCAGCCATTATCACGTGGGAATATATCGCCGGGGGAAGCATCATCCCAGACGGGGAATGCTTTGCCGAATTCTTCTACAACTGGTACTTCCTCATGACGGCTTCCACCCTGGAGTTCTTCACACCATTCATCAGTGTGACCTACTTCAACGTCAGCATCTACATGAACATCCAGAAGCGGACCAAGGCGCGGCTGGATCTTCTACAGGAAGCCCAAAGTCACACCAATACCGACAACATCAAGGTGCCTCCTGAGAAAGCCAGGTCCAGCTCCTTGAAATGTTGGAAGCTGCATCAGAAGATGGCCAGATTCGGTGGGTCTGATCACCAGAAGACCATTAAGTTAACGGAATCAGAAATGATGGAACGGGTGCGGGGAATGAAAAGAAACTCTCTAAATGGGAGCACAGTGACTGCCATGGGTAAATCAAGGTCTGCCAGGAGGAGTTTTAACGAGTCTAGCTCCACCCCATCTCTGGAGAAAAAGATGAGGGTGGTTTCTCAAGGAATTGCTCAACGGTTCCGCCTATCAAgggacaaaaaagttgcaaagtcACTAGCAGTTATAGTGTGTGCATTTGGACTCTGTTGGGCACCATACACTCTTCTGATGATTATTAGGGCTGCCTGTAGGGGGCACTGTGTTCCCAATTACTGGTACGAAGCTTCCTTCTGGCTCCTGTGGGTCAACTCTGCCGTCAACCCCATCCTTTACCCGTTGTGCCACAACAGCTTCAAAAGGGCATTTAGGAAGATCCTTTGCCCCCAAAAACTCAAACTCAAAGCCAACGGTAAGTTCCATTACTGCTGGAAGTGA